A window from Temnothorax longispinosus isolate EJ_2023e chromosome 1, Tlon_JGU_v1, whole genome shotgun sequence encodes these proteins:
- the Cycy gene encoding cyclin-Y: MGNKNSCCVYSSPQVGRKEGGAKIRPECNSRLGPGLEEHLPEGGISVNNLQHISEREPEDWDSDPSLHPCAGTIFMERSKKSIENGMVRKKSQHQIADTRPLKKSSSCSTIYLDDSTVSQPNLKNTVKCVALAVYYHIKNRTSQRQIDIFDEKLHPLTRDGVSEDYDKHNPEHKQIYKFIRTLFNAAQLTAECAIITLVYLERLLTYAEIDITPANWKRIVLGAILLASKVWDDQAVWNVDYCQILKDITVEDMNELERQFLEMLQFNINVPSSVYAKYYFDLRTLAEANELTFLSEPLSKEKAQKLEAMSRVYEDKVTAEALRTGIKKWSSLDNVCIGGPRRSIAILS; encoded by the exons ATGGGGAACAAGAATAGCTGTTGCGTCTACTCCAGTCCGCAGGTCGGGCGCAAGGAAGGCGGGGCGAAGATACGGCCCGAGTGCAACTCGCGCCTGGGCCCGGGCCTGGAGGAGCACCTGCCGGAGGGTGGGATTAGCGtaaataatttgcaacatATCAGTGAACGCGAGCCGGAGGATTGGGACTCCGATCCGTCGTTGCACCCGTGCGCGGGAACTATCTTCATGGAGCGTTCCAAGAAGTCTATCGAGA ATGGCATGGTGAGGAAGAAGAGTCAACATCAAATAGCGGACACAAGGCCTTTGAAGAAGAGTAGCAGCTGCAGTACAATATATTTAGACGACAGCACGGTTTCACAACCTAACTTGAAAAATACCGTCAAATGCGTTGCCTTAGCCGTTTATTACCATATTAAGAATAGAACGTCGCAGCGACAGATCGATATATTTGATGAGAAACTGCATCCATTAACG AGGGACGGTGTTTCGGAGGATTATGACAAGCATAATCCGGAGCAtaagcaaatatataaatttataaggaCTCTGTTTAATGCCGCTCAGCTCACTGCTGAATGTGCCATCATAACGTTGGTTTATCTCGAACGCCTACTTACTTACGCGGAGATAGACATAACACCGGCTAACTGGAAACGTATAGTGCTGGGAGCTATTTTATTGGCGTCCAAAGTTTGGGATGATCAGGCGGTGTGGAACGTGGATTACTGTCAAATCCTGAAAGACATCACCGTGGAGGAtat GAACGAATTAGAGAGGCAATTTCTGGAGATGCTGCAATTCAACATAAATGTTCCTTCGAGTGTATATGCCAAATATTACTTCGATCTTCGTACACTTGCGGAAGCGAACGAATTAACATTCCTTAGCGAGCCACTTAGCAAGGAGAAGGCGCAGAAGCTAGAAGCTATGTCCAGAGTTTACGAAGATAAGGTCACAGCCGAGGCTCTACGTACCGGTATTAAAAAGTGGTCCAGCTTAGACAATGTATGCATAGGCGGACCTAGACGTAGCATTGCTATTTTATCTTAA